A DNA window from Streptococcus mutans contains the following coding sequences:
- a CDS encoding DUF3270 domain-containing protein, with amino-acid sequence MSANLNRQTEDFEDLNFQEESMPKYQEFQDFDDNRTKLDELIFFAKLAFFCVTTILVCFILLVAKFSPIFAFPLAMLISWGITALAQKGLKRLKH; translated from the coding sequence ATGTCAGCAAATCTGAATAGGCAGACAGAAGACTTTGAAGATCTTAATTTTCAAGAAGAATCAATGCCTAAGTATCAAGAATTTCAAGATTTTGATGATAATAGAACAAAGCTAGATGAACTCATCTTTTTTGCTAAATTAGCTTTTTTCTGCGTAACGACTATTCTAGTGTGTTTCATTCTATTAGTCGCTAAGTTTTCTCCAATTTTTGCTTTTCCACTAGCTATGCTGATTAGCTGGGGAATCACAGCTTTAGCTCAAAAAGGATTAAAACGGCTTAAACATTAA
- a CDS encoding YtxH domain-containing protein, translated as MSKFLKTAIIGAVSGAAAAYFLSTDKGKQFKKKIHQTFTDYKENPKEYHQYAADKVNEYKDVAVHSFKDYKDKFETGELTKDNIISSVKEKASQAGKFANSKLSQVKDHLAQTVEKAEASTNDAVIPLGEMKAQVDDIVIDYQAEEKTKKD; from the coding sequence ATGAGTAAATTTTTGAAAACAGCTATTATCGGAGCGGTATCAGGAGCTGCTGCAGCTTATTTTCTCTCAACAGATAAGGGAAAACAGTTTAAGAAGAAGATCCATCAAACTTTTACGGATTACAAAGAGAACCCTAAAGAATATCATCAATACGCTGCCGATAAGGTGAATGAATACAAAGATGTAGCCGTTCATTCCTTTAAAGATTATAAGGACAAATTTGAAACAGGTGAGTTAACAAAAGACAATATTATTTCTAGTGTTAAAGAAAAGGCTTCTCAAGCAGGAAAGTTTGCTAATAGCAAATTGTCTCAAGTGAAAGATCATTTAGCACAAACAGTCGAAAAAGCAGAGGCAAGTACTAATGATGCTGTTATTCCTCTTGGAGAAATGAAGGCTCAAGTAGATGATATCGTTATTGATTATCAAGCAGAAGAAAAAACTAAAAAAGATTAA
- a CDS encoding DUF948 domain-containing protein — protein sequence MWEIALLIVAIAFAVLVIYLILLLRKISDTVDESRQTLKILTSDVNVTLYQTNELLAKANVLVEDVNGKVETIDPLFTAIADLSVSVSDLNRQARYFGKKTRKSTANVGKAGAAYTFGKVASKLFRKKGKQ from the coding sequence ATGTGGGAAATTGCTTTATTAATTGTTGCTATTGCCTTTGCTGTTCTGGTTATTTATTTGATTCTTTTATTAAGGAAAATTTCAGATACTGTTGATGAATCGCGTCAGACTCTTAAAATTTTAACCAGTGATGTTAATGTAACGCTTTACCAAACGAATGAACTCTTGGCTAAGGCTAATGTCTTGGTTGAAGATGTTAACGGCAAGGTAGAAACTATTGATCCTCTTTTTACAGCTATCGCTGATTTATCAGTAAGTGTGTCTGATCTCAATCGGCAGGCTCGTTATTTTGGAAAGAAAACTCGTAAATCTACTGCTAATGTAGGAAAGGCAGGAGCTGCTTATACTTTTGGAAAAGTAGCGTCTAAATTATTTCGTAAGAAAGGAAAACAATAA
- the lgt gene encoding prolipoprotein diacylglyceryl transferase: MINPIAIKLGPLAIRWYSICIVTGLILAVYLTIREAPKKNIKSDDVLDFILIAFPLAIVGARLYYVIFDWDYYLKNPSEIPVIWHGGIAIYGGLLTGALVLFIFSYYRMIKPIDFLDVAAPGVMLAQSIGRWGNFVNQEAYGKTVTQLNYLPDFIRKQMYIDGHYRTPTFLYESLWNLLGFIIIMILRRRPNLLKEGEVAFFYLIWYGSGRFVIEGMRTDSLMFASLRVSQWLSVLLVVVGVILIVIRRRNHAIPYYQC, translated from the coding sequence ATGATTAATCCGATTGCGATAAAGTTAGGTCCTCTGGCCATACGCTGGTATTCCATCTGTATTGTAACTGGCTTAATTCTTGCTGTTTACCTAACTATACGTGAGGCACCGAAAAAGAACATTAAGTCAGATGATGTTTTAGATTTCATTTTAATTGCTTTTCCTTTAGCCATTGTCGGTGCACGACTTTATTATGTTATTTTTGACTGGGATTATTATCTTAAAAATCCTAGTGAAATACCTGTCATTTGGCATGGGGGGATCGCTATCTATGGAGGATTGCTCACAGGAGCACTCGTTTTATTCATCTTTTCCTATTATAGGATGATTAAGCCTATTGACTTTTTAGATGTTGCTGCTCCAGGTGTGATGTTAGCTCAATCTATCGGTCGATGGGGAAATTTTGTCAATCAAGAAGCTTATGGTAAAACCGTTACTCAGTTAAATTATCTGCCTGATTTTATCAGAAAACAGATGTATATTGATGGTCACTACCGTACACCAACCTTTCTTTATGAGTCTCTTTGGAATTTACTGGGTTTTATCATCATTATGATTTTACGTCGTAGACCAAATCTTTTAAAAGAAGGAGAGGTGGCTTTCTTTTATCTTATCTGGTACGGTAGTGGTCGCTTTGTTATTGAAGGCATGCGGACAGACAGTCTCATGTTTGCAAGCTTGCGTGTATCTCAGTGGCTTTCCGTTTTACTAGTGGTTGTTGGAGTTATTTTAATTGTTATAAGACGTCGTAATCATGCTATCCCCTATTACCAATGCTAG